Proteins co-encoded in one Paracoccus aestuarii genomic window:
- the nikC gene encoding nickel transporter permease — translation MTQTLSSGMRGWLQAPVPASAAQARAQQFVLSCRRFAANRSALAGAIFLLILVIVALLAPVISPYNPFQQSLANRLQPPSAAHWFGTDELGRDILSRIIHGTRITLYIAVLTAAIVAPVGLLVGTLAGYFGGWIDLILMRIVDVFLAFPSLILALAFVTALGPGIENAVIALSLSAWPPIARLARAETLTIRKSDYVAAMRMQGASHTRIILSDVIPMCLPSVVVRVTLNMAIVILTAAGLGFLGLGAQPPSPEWGAMLSSGREFMMNAWWVAAVPGIAILLTSLAVNLAGDGLRDVLDPRHD, via the coding sequence ATGACCCAGACCCTTTCATCTGGCATGCGCGGCTGGCTTCAGGCGCCTGTGCCGGCGTCGGCCGCGCAAGCGCGGGCCCAGCAATTCGTGCTGAGCTGCCGCCGCTTCGCAGCCAACCGATCCGCCCTGGCGGGCGCTATCTTCCTGCTGATCCTGGTGATCGTCGCCCTGCTGGCGCCAGTCATCTCGCCCTACAACCCGTTCCAGCAATCGCTTGCCAACCGCCTGCAGCCACCCTCGGCCGCGCATTGGTTCGGCACGGATGAGCTGGGCCGGGACATCCTGTCCCGGATCATCCACGGCACGCGCATCACGCTGTACATCGCAGTGCTGACGGCGGCCATCGTCGCCCCGGTCGGGCTGCTGGTCGGCACGCTGGCGGGATATTTCGGCGGCTGGATCGACCTGATCCTGATGCGCATCGTCGATGTCTTCCTGGCCTTCCCCTCGCTGATCCTGGCGCTGGCTTTCGTCACCGCCCTGGGACCTGGGATCGAGAACGCGGTAATCGCGCTGTCCCTTTCTGCCTGGCCGCCCATCGCGCGCCTCGCGCGAGCCGAGACGCTGACGATCCGCAAATCCGACTATGTCGCCGCCATGCGGATGCAGGGCGCCTCGCACACGCGGATCATCCTGTCGGACGTGATCCCGATGTGCCTGCCCTCTGTCGTCGTGCGCGTGACGCTGAACATGGCCATCGTCATCCTGACCGCGGCGGGCCTTGGCTTTCTGGGTCTGGGTGCGCAGCCCCCCAGCCCTGAATGGGGGGCGATGCTGTCATCCGGGCGCGAGTTCATGATGAACGCCTGGTGGGTCGCCGCCGTGCCCGGCATCGCCATCCTTCTGACCAGCCTTGCCGTCAACCTCGCCGGCGACGGGCTTCGCGACGTACTGGACCCCCGCCATGACTGA
- the pip gene encoding prolyl aminopeptidase: MPCLKNRRGVQTHARAFRLAASVVAPATAGEWPKGTTTDPFNGLVMRISHLLPECPAEYPSRMVDAFHQPGTVCGTQRSEERLAVHSRHELHLERHGTAGALPTVFLHGGPGAGLSYACLNSFDLSRHDLVLFDQRGAGRSTPSAELDGNTTALLIEDLERIRTHFGFDSWMVAGGSWGSCLALAYAQAHPERVLALRLHGIFLGRPEEVRWWFHGIASVFPDEWEHFASHVPADERGDLLTAFYHRLISADLAVQESAAWALRNFSARTQTLEPDEAHVAHLLSSPARYLPVARLFTHYCMNRFFLPEGALLAGIDRIRHIPAEILQGRYDMVTPMTSAWDLHKAWPEARFEIVTLANHASSPAMLAAQRAATQRLLERTHAVGPN, translated from the coding sequence ATGCCTTGCCTGAAAAACCGGCGCGGAGTACAGACGCACGCCCGGGCATTCCGTCTGGCCGCCAGCGTGGTTGCCCCTGCAACTGCAGGCGAATGGCCCAAGGGGACCACGACCGATCCGTTTAACGGATTGGTCATGCGAATTTCGCATTTGCTACCGGAATGTCCGGCTGAATACCCTTCCCGCATGGTAGACGCCTTTCATCAACCGGGCACTGTCTGTGGCACGCAACGCTCTGAGGAGCGCTTGGCAGTTCACTCCAGGCATGAGCTTCACCTCGAGCGGCACGGGACTGCCGGCGCCCTCCCGACGGTCTTTCTGCACGGCGGACCCGGAGCGGGCCTGTCATATGCCTGCTTGAACAGCTTCGATCTATCCCGCCACGACCTCGTGCTGTTCGACCAACGTGGCGCAGGCCGCTCGACGCCAAGCGCGGAGCTGGACGGCAACACCACCGCGCTATTGATCGAGGATCTGGAGCGAATTCGCACGCACTTCGGCTTCGACAGCTGGATGGTCGCCGGGGGCTCCTGGGGAAGCTGCCTTGCGCTTGCCTACGCCCAAGCGCATCCCGAACGGGTCCTGGCGCTGCGCCTGCACGGGATCTTCCTCGGCCGGCCGGAAGAGGTCCGCTGGTGGTTCCACGGCATCGCCTCGGTCTTTCCCGATGAGTGGGAGCACTTTGCCAGCCACGTCCCGGCCGATGAACGGGGCGACCTGCTGACGGCTTTCTACCACCGTTTGATCTCGGCAGATTTGGCAGTGCAGGAATCGGCGGCATGGGCGCTGCGGAACTTCTCGGCTCGGACGCAGACGCTGGAACCCGACGAAGCGCATGTCGCGCATCTTCTGAGCAGTCCGGCCCGGTACCTGCCGGTGGCGCGGTTGTTCACCCATTACTGCATGAACCGTTTCTTCCTGCCTGAAGGCGCGCTGCTGGCGGGCATCGACCGTATCCGCCACATTCCGGCCGAGATCCTGCAGGGGCGCTACGACATGGTGACGCCCATGACCTCAGCTTGGGATCTGCACAAAGCGTGGCCCGAGGCGAGGTTCGAGATCGTCACGCTTGCCAATCATGCCAGCTCACCCGCCATGCTCGCCGCGCAGCGGGCGGCGACGCAGCGGCTGCTCGAAAGGACCCACGCCGTTGGCCCAAATTGA
- a CDS encoding S9 family peptidase yields the protein MAQIDPSSILPLVEIPSARAPACSPTGDAVAFIDDRSGMPQLWIIEDGEARQLTDHPEPVNSFAWSPIGTQILFTADCGGDERWQLYLLQPETGAIRALTADPMTVHMWGAFSPDGQQIAFTANDRQKDQLDLRVMELATGAVQAVAEAAGHQEVLSFAPDGASLLVRRTLGAASDQKLELVEIATGRRSPVLDADRRVKFAAARMLKAGGGLALCDFEGDRMALWGFDQHGASTGCVFRAEGCDLDAFAREPDQDSAVVTINEDGFCRLARVNLTTGESRPLAVPLDGVVTGLTVPAGGNVALCAVAGAANPSAIWELPLSGDTAVKRHGAEPLPGEVEAELSAFNSFDGLRVPFFLYRPKGEAPPSGWPAVFIIHGGPEMQWRPEWRADVQWLVRQGIMVVAPNVRGSTGYGRRYHGLDDREKRLNSLVDLTALRAYLVADGTVDGARTCVFGRSYGGYMVMAALAETPDLWRCGVNFYGIGNFATHLLATGPWARQIRVAEYGDPATDAEMLARISPVNRIDRVRAPLLMVHADRDPRVPPCESEIINSLMFGLGRRCDFLRISHEGHGFKRIDNIRRVFGTLAEFIAQEL from the coding sequence TTGGCCCAAATTGATCCAAGTTCCATCCTGCCGCTGGTCGAAATTCCCTCGGCGCGTGCTCCAGCATGCTCTCCCACCGGTGATGCGGTGGCGTTCATCGACGACCGCAGTGGGATGCCGCAACTCTGGATCATCGAAGATGGCGAGGCGAGGCAGCTGACGGATCATCCCGAGCCCGTCAACAGCTTTGCTTGGAGCCCGATCGGCACCCAGATCCTGTTTACGGCGGATTGCGGCGGGGACGAACGCTGGCAGCTGTATCTGCTGCAGCCGGAGACTGGTGCCATCCGGGCGCTGACGGCGGACCCGATGACTGTACATATGTGGGGCGCCTTTTCGCCGGATGGGCAGCAAATCGCCTTCACCGCGAACGACCGGCAGAAGGACCAGTTGGATCTGCGGGTGATGGAGCTGGCAACGGGTGCCGTGCAGGCGGTCGCAGAGGCGGCTGGCCATCAAGAGGTTCTGAGTTTTGCGCCGGACGGCGCAAGCCTGCTCGTGCGCCGTACTCTGGGTGCCGCCAGCGACCAGAAGCTTGAACTGGTCGAGATCGCCACGGGACGGCGCAGCCCGGTCCTCGACGCTGACCGCCGGGTGAAGTTTGCGGCGGCGCGAATGCTGAAAGCCGGTGGCGGTCTTGCGCTTTGCGATTTCGAGGGCGACCGTATGGCGTTGTGGGGCTTTGACCAGCATGGCGCCAGCACCGGTTGCGTCTTTCGCGCGGAGGGCTGCGATCTCGACGCATTTGCGCGGGAGCCGGATCAGGACAGCGCGGTCGTCACCATCAATGAGGATGGTTTCTGCCGGCTTGCGCGGGTGAACCTTACCACGGGAGAAAGTCGCCCGCTGGCGGTGCCGCTTGACGGGGTGGTCACCGGCCTGACGGTGCCTGCGGGCGGCAACGTCGCCCTCTGCGCCGTCGCAGGCGCGGCCAACCCCTCGGCCATATGGGAGCTGCCCTTGTCGGGCGACACCGCGGTGAAGCGGCATGGCGCCGAGCCGCTGCCGGGCGAGGTAGAGGCCGAACTCAGCGCCTTCAACAGCTTCGATGGGCTGCGCGTGCCCTTTTTCCTCTATCGCCCGAAGGGCGAGGCACCGCCCTCCGGCTGGCCCGCCGTCTTCATCATCCACGGCGGCCCCGAGATGCAGTGGCGTCCGGAATGGCGGGCCGACGTGCAATGGCTGGTCCGGCAGGGGATCATGGTCGTCGCACCGAACGTGCGCGGCTCGACGGGCTACGGGCGGCGCTATCACGGGCTCGACGACCGGGAGAAGCGGCTGAACAGCCTTGTCGATCTGACGGCGCTGCGGGCCTATCTGGTTGCTGACGGTACCGTGGACGGTGCGCGCACCTGCGTCTTCGGGCGCTCGTACGGCGGCTACATGGTCATGGCTGCGCTGGCCGAGACGCCCGATCTGTGGCGCTGCGGGGTCAACTTCTACGGGATTGGCAATTTTGCGACGCATCTTCTGGCGACCGGGCCTTGGGCGCGCCAGATCCGGGTTGCCGAGTACGGCGATCCCGCGACTGACGCCGAGATGCTGGCCCGCATCTCTCCGGTGAACCGGATCGACCGGGTCCGCGCGCCGCTGCTGATGGTCCACGCCGACCGCGACCCCCGCGTGCCCCCCTGCGAGAGCGAGATCATCAACTCGCTGATGTTCGGGCTGGGCAGGCGCTGCGACTTTCTGCGGATCTCGCACGAGGGGCATGGCTTCAAGCGCATCGACAACATCCGGCGCGTCTTCGGGACGCTGGCCGAATTCATCGCACAGGAACTTTGA
- a CDS encoding M20 family metallopeptidase translates to MKNEADIWSSVDRHAPDLIGLSDRVWGMPEICYTEYASVAEHVAMLKEKGFRITENVAGIPTAVIGEAGEGGPIIAFLGEYDALPGLSQEAGVAEPRPLPGNGQGHGCGHNLLGSAALLAACALKDWLEETGTPGRVRYYGCPAEEGGAAKSFMAREGAFDGVAAAITWHPHCFNEVAPALSLANTRMDFEFTGRASHAAAAPHLGRSALDAAQLMCTGVQYLREHVPQESRIHYSFLDAGGVAPNVVQAKAKLRFAIRSPDLPGMFELNERVKRIAEGAAMMTDTKVSMSIMSAVSNLLANTPLEEAMQANFERLGPPEFDDTDRAFAAKIQATLSAGDISSAYRGVGLAAAETPLCDFIVPRDTKREPMIGSTDVGDVSWIVPTVQAHAATLAIGTPGHSWQVTAQGKTPQAHKAMTWVAKVMAATAQDCLTDPDLLTRARADLDARLAEAPYTCPIPAEVSPPIQPRPEAA, encoded by the coding sequence ATGAAGAACGAAGCCGACATCTGGAGCAGCGTGGACAGGCACGCACCTGACCTCATCGGGCTGTCCGACCGGGTCTGGGGCATGCCAGAAATCTGCTACACGGAATATGCCTCGGTCGCCGAGCATGTCGCGATGCTGAAGGAAAAGGGCTTCCGGATCACCGAGAACGTCGCCGGCATCCCCACGGCCGTGATCGGCGAAGCCGGCGAGGGCGGGCCGATCATTGCCTTCCTCGGTGAATACGACGCCCTGCCGGGCCTCAGCCAAGAGGCCGGGGTGGCCGAGCCTCGCCCGCTGCCGGGCAACGGGCAGGGGCATGGCTGCGGGCACAACCTTCTGGGGTCGGCCGCGTTGCTGGCGGCATGCGCGCTGAAGGACTGGCTTGAGGAAACGGGCACCCCCGGCCGGGTGCGCTACTACGGCTGCCCTGCCGAGGAAGGGGGCGCTGCCAAGTCCTTCATGGCGCGCGAGGGTGCCTTCGATGGCGTTGCCGCCGCAATCACGTGGCACCCCCATTGCTTCAACGAGGTTGCGCCGGCGTTGTCGCTTGCCAACACCCGGATGGACTTCGAATTCACTGGCCGCGCCAGCCATGCCGCCGCCGCGCCGCATCTGGGCCGCTCGGCACTGGATGCGGCGCAACTGATGTGTACGGGCGTGCAGTACCTGCGTGAACACGTGCCGCAGGAAAGCCGCATCCATTACTCGTTCCTCGATGCTGGCGGCGTGGCGCCGAACGTCGTGCAGGCCAAGGCCAAGCTGCGCTTTGCCATCCGCTCGCCCGACCTGCCCGGCATGTTCGAGCTGAACGAGCGCGTGAAGCGCATTGCCGAGGGCGCGGCGATGATGACCGATACCAAGGTTTCGATGTCGATCATGAGCGCGGTGTCTAACCTGCTGGCGAACACGCCGCTGGAAGAGGCGATGCAGGCCAATTTCGAACGGCTCGGTCCGCCGGAATTCGATGATACCGACCGCGCTTTCGCCGCCAAGATTCAGGCGACGCTGTCTGCCGGCGACATCTCCAGCGCCTATCGCGGCGTCGGGTTGGCCGCAGCAGAGACACCGCTGTGCGACTTCATCGTCCCGCGCGACACCAAGCGCGAGCCGATGATCGGCTCGACCGATGTGGGCGATGTCAGCTGGATCGTACCAACGGTCCAGGCGCATGCGGCGACGCTGGCCATCGGCACGCCGGGTCACAGCTGGCAGGTCACGGCGCAGGGAAAGACCCCGCAGGCCCACAAGGCGATGACCTGGGTTGCTAAGGTCATGGCCGCCACGGCGCAGGACTGCCTGACCGATCCTGACCTTCTGACGCGCGCGCGCGCCGATCTGGACGCAAGGCTGGCTGAGGCACCCTACACCTGCCCGATCCCGGCCGAGGTCAGCCCCCCCATTCAGCCCCGCCCCGAAGCGGCCTGA
- a CDS encoding ABC transporter ATP-binding protein, producing the protein MPNPILEAVRLNVSFGEEDDRHHVVKDVNFQIGHGECYGLIGESGCGKSTVLRAAAGLNPDYEGAIVLDGREQPNARRGADFLRRVQMVFQDPYASLHPRKMVDKVLREPLQIHGFDRQRQRIDEVLVQVGLDPAFRYRYPHELSGGQRQRVAIARALIMEPEVLLLDEPTSALDVSVQAEILNLLVQIQRDRGLTYLLVSHDMAVIAHVCQRIGMMQHGEIIEELTSDAVRKGQASHPYTKEFLDASASFAAALEGDAA; encoded by the coding sequence ATGCCCAACCCCATCCTCGAGGCGGTCCGCCTCAACGTTTCATTCGGTGAGGAAGACGACCGTCATCACGTCGTCAAGGACGTCAACTTCCAGATCGGCCACGGCGAGTGCTACGGCCTGATCGGCGAATCCGGCTGCGGCAAGTCCACCGTCCTGCGTGCTGCCGCCGGGCTGAACCCCGACTACGAGGGCGCCATTGTCCTCGATGGTCGGGAACAGCCGAACGCGCGGCGGGGCGCGGACTTCCTGCGCCGCGTTCAGATGGTGTTCCAGGACCCCTATGCCTCGCTGCATCCGCGCAAGATGGTGGACAAGGTCCTGCGCGAGCCCTTGCAGATTCACGGCTTCGACCGCCAGCGCCAGCGCATCGACGAGGTGCTGGTGCAGGTCGGCTTGGACCCGGCCTTCCGCTATCGCTACCCGCACGAGCTGTCCGGCGGCCAGCGCCAGCGCGTGGCGATCGCTCGCGCGCTGATCATGGAGCCCGAGGTCCTCTTGCTGGACGAGCCGACTTCGGCGCTGGATGTCTCGGTTCAGGCCGAGATCCTGAACCTGCTGGTCCAGATCCAGCGCGACCGGGGGCTGACATATCTGCTTGTCTCGCACGACATGGCCGTGATTGCCCATGTCTGCCAGCGCATCGGCATGATGCAGCACGGCGAGATCATCGAAGAGCTGACTTCGGATGCTGTCCGCAAGGGGCAGGCCAGCCACCCCTACACAAAGGAATTCCTGGACGCGAGCGCGTCCTTCGCCGCTGCCCTGGAAGGAGACGCCGCATGA
- a CDS encoding ABC transporter permease, with protein sequence MRAAAAQGGFFTSRRKRQLRGGIRTIGSVGVTLLGLVALTFFIGRMLPLDPVIKIVGENAPQAAYDRVYRELGLDQPLIIQFLNYLRDAVTLDLGNSLTSGRPVIEDIARVFPATIELATVAMIIGTGLGVPLGVLSAMYANTWIDHLVRTVCLIGYSAPNFWLGLMGLMVFYAGLGWVSGPGRIGFIHEYGFEQRTGLLLIDTAMAGNWAAFRNAVSHIVLPASILAFGAMTYISRMTRSFMAAQLTQEYVITARVKGLSWRRTVWRHAFRNIAVQVLTVVALSYAFLLEGAVLTETVFAWPGFGRYLTSALLAGDMNAVVGCTLIIGLIFVTINLICDVLYRVLDPRTR encoded by the coding sequence ATGCGGGCAGCAGCAGCGCAAGGCGGGTTTTTCACATCCCGGCGCAAGCGTCAGCTTCGCGGCGGCATTCGCACTATCGGGTCGGTGGGCGTGACGCTTCTGGGCCTCGTGGCCCTGACATTCTTCATCGGGCGGATGCTGCCGTTGGACCCGGTCATCAAGATCGTGGGCGAGAACGCCCCGCAGGCCGCCTATGACCGCGTCTACCGCGAGCTGGGGCTGGACCAGCCCCTGATCATCCAGTTCCTGAACTACCTGCGCGACGCGGTCACGCTGGATCTGGGCAATTCCCTGACCTCGGGGCGTCCCGTGATCGAGGATATCGCCCGCGTCTTTCCCGCAACGATCGAGCTGGCGACCGTCGCCATGATCATCGGCACCGGCCTTGGCGTGCCGCTTGGCGTCCTGTCGGCCATGTATGCCAATACCTGGATCGACCATCTCGTGCGCACGGTCTGCCTGATCGGCTATTCCGCCCCCAATTTCTGGCTTGGCCTGATGGGGCTGATGGTCTTCTATGCCGGCCTGGGCTGGGTGTCGGGACCGGGACGGATCGGCTTTATCCACGAATACGGCTTCGAGCAGCGCACCGGGCTTCTGCTGATCGACACCGCGATGGCCGGCAACTGGGCGGCCTTCCGCAACGCGGTATCCCATATCGTGCTGCCGGCCTCGATCCTGGCCTTTGGGGCAATGACCTATATCAGCCGCATGACGCGCAGCTTCATGGCCGCGCAGCTGACGCAGGAATACGTCATCACCGCCCGCGTCAAAGGCCTGTCATGGCGGCGCACCGTCTGGCGCCACGCCTTCCGCAACATCGCGGTACAGGTACTGACCGTCGTCGCGCTGTCCTATGCCTTCCTGCTGGAGGGCGCTGTCCTGACCGAGACCGTCTTCGCCTGGCCGGGATTCGGCCGCTACCTGACCAGCGCGCTTTTGGCGGGCGACATGAACGCTGTTGTCGGCTGCACGCTGATCATTGGCCTGATCTTCGTGACCATCAACCTGATCTGCGACGTACTCTACCGCGTCCTCGATCCCAGAACCCGGTAG
- a CDS encoding ABC transporter substrate-binding protein, with amino-acid sequence MKRRTKMLTSALALAGATAMPLAAAAQTPPNVMVMAWNIDAISTFDPAQVGEVVTVELLVNACDRLMEYDPEDETNVVPGLAESYEVSEDGTTITFTIREGLTFPSGNPATAQEMMWSLHRVLNIGLGAAAALTEYGFSAENAAERITAPDDRTLVMQFDQPYPTSLLLQAIAAYPVAIMLDRDTILENEVNDDLGNQYLATHTECVGPYRLERWNPGEVVILERNDDYWGEAPGMQTILVRHVAEAGTQRLMLTSGDIDIARDLTPEDIADVSAMDNIEVVTTMKPQLTYLALNNEFGPFTDPRARLALRYLLDYEAMGNSFLRNIGVIRQSPVQLGAFGALTEEEGRPFSLDIERARELLAEAGVEEGTSISLILGTHPYSMPIGQHFQENAAAAGLNVSVERMANAQLFSRIRGREFEMGVMSWQTSVGDAHGMASRQIYNPDNAAEAQLTQYPSWRSAYFSEEYNQRVMDALLEPDADTREEMYHQLQLDQMQEGPQVFMFQTTQNVAHRAELQGWNAHGFKAFYNQVTK; translated from the coding sequence ATGAAACGCAGAACCAAGATGCTGACATCCGCGCTGGCCCTTGCCGGGGCCACCGCGATGCCGCTTGCCGCGGCGGCGCAGACCCCGCCGAACGTGATGGTGATGGCATGGAACATCGACGCCATCTCGACCTTCGATCCTGCCCAAGTGGGCGAGGTGGTGACGGTCGAGTTGCTGGTCAACGCCTGCGACCGGCTGATGGAGTACGACCCCGAAGACGAGACGAACGTCGTCCCCGGCCTTGCCGAAAGCTATGAGGTCTCCGAGGACGGCACTACCATCACCTTCACTATCCGCGAGGGGCTCACATTCCCCTCGGGCAATCCCGCCACCGCGCAAGAGATGATGTGGTCGCTGCACCGCGTTCTCAACATCGGGCTCGGCGCGGCAGCAGCGCTGACCGAATACGGATTCTCTGCCGAGAATGCGGCCGAGCGGATCACCGCGCCTGACGACCGCACGCTGGTGATGCAGTTCGACCAGCCCTATCCGACCTCGCTGCTGCTGCAGGCCATCGCCGCCTATCCGGTGGCGATCATGCTGGACCGCGACACGATCCTCGAGAACGAGGTCAATGACGATCTGGGCAACCAGTACCTGGCCACGCACACCGAATGCGTCGGCCCCTATCGGCTGGAGCGCTGGAACCCCGGCGAAGTCGTCATCCTGGAGCGCAACGACGACTACTGGGGCGAGGCACCCGGCATGCAGACCATCCTCGTGCGCCATGTTGCCGAGGCGGGAACGCAGCGCCTGATGCTGACCAGCGGCGACATCGACATCGCCCGCGACCTGACACCCGAGGACATCGCAGATGTCTCGGCGATGGACAACATCGAGGTCGTCACGACTATGAAGCCCCAGCTGACCTACCTGGCGCTGAACAACGAGTTCGGTCCCTTCACCGACCCTCGGGCGCGCCTGGCCCTGCGCTACCTGCTGGACTATGAGGCGATGGGCAATTCGTTCCTGCGCAACATCGGAGTAATCCGGCAGAGCCCGGTGCAGCTTGGCGCGTTCGGCGCACTGACCGAAGAGGAAGGCCGCCCCTTCTCGCTGGACATCGAGCGCGCGCGTGAGTTGCTTGCCGAAGCCGGCGTGGAAGAGGGCACGAGCATCTCGTTGATCCTCGGCACCCACCCGTATTCGATGCCCATCGGCCAGCATTTTCAAGAGAACGCGGCAGCGGCCGGACTGAATGTCTCGGTCGAGCGGATGGCGAACGCGCAGCTTTTCTCGCGCATCCGGGGCCGCGAATTCGAAATGGGGGTGATGAGCTGGCAGACTTCAGTCGGGGACGCACATGGCATGGCCTCGCGCCAGATCTACAACCCGGACAACGCCGCCGAGGCGCAGCTGACTCAGTATCCCAGCTGGCGCTCGGCCTATTTCTCGGAAGAGTACAACCAGCGCGTCATGGACGCCCTGCTTGAGCCCGACGCGGACACGCGCGAGGAGATGTATCACCAGCTTCAGCTGGACCAGATGCAGGAAGGCCCCCAGGTCTTCATGTTCCAGACGACCCAGAATGTCGCGCATCGTGCCGAACTGCAGGGCTGGAATGCCCATGGCTTCAAAGCCTTTTACAACCAGGTGACGAAGTAA
- a CDS encoding ABC transporter ATP-binding protein: MTEPLLEVEDLRIRFAGNRTGRDAVRGVSFAVGREKLGIVGESGSGKSQTGRALLKLTPRSATVTASKLRFRSEDLLAASEKRMRQIRGRKISMILQDPKFSLNPLMRVGEQIVEAYRVHHQVDGKTARQRALAMLEAVHIRDPERVFGLLPHEVSGGMGQRIMIAMMLIPEPDIIIADEPTSALDVTVRKQVLSVLDELVEARGTGLILISHDLNLVASFCDRILVMYAGRVLEEIAAKDLRRARHPYTRALLDSLPRLDRQTDVLRVPQRDPAWLDGPVYRLEDH, encoded by the coding sequence ATGACTGAGCCGCTTCTGGAAGTCGAAGACCTGCGCATCCGCTTCGCAGGCAACCGCACGGGGCGCGACGCCGTGCGCGGCGTCTCGTTCGCGGTGGGGCGCGAGAAGTTGGGCATCGTGGGCGAATCTGGCTCGGGAAAGTCCCAGACCGGGCGGGCGCTTCTAAAGCTGACGCCGCGCTCTGCCACGGTGACAGCCTCGAAACTGCGCTTTCGCAGTGAGGACCTGCTGGCGGCCAGCGAGAAACGGATGCGGCAGATCCGGGGCCGCAAGATCTCGATGATCCTGCAGGATCCCAAGTTCTCGCTGAACCCGCTGATGCGGGTGGGCGAGCAGATCGTCGAGGCTTACCGCGTCCACCATCAGGTCGATGGAAAGACTGCCCGCCAACGTGCGCTTGCGATGCTGGAGGCCGTCCACATCCGTGATCCCGAACGTGTCTTCGGCCTTTTGCCGCACGAGGTCTCGGGCGGCATGGGCCAGCGGATCATGATCGCGATGATGCTGATCCCCGAGCCCGACATCATCATCGCGGACGAGCCGACATCCGCGCTGGACGTCACCGTGCGCAAGCAGGTTCTGTCGGTTTTGGACGAACTGGTCGAAGCCCGCGGCACCGGCCTGATCCTGATCAGCCACGACCTGAACCTGGTCGCCAGCTTCTGCGACCGCATCCTGGTCATGTACGCCGGCCGCGTGCTGGAGGAAATCGCGGCGAAGGACCTGCGCCGCGCCCGTCACCCCTATACCCGCGCCCTGCTGGACAGCCTGCCGCGCCTGGACCGGCAGACCGATGTGCTGCGCGTGCCGCAGCGCGACCCGGCGTGGCTGGACGGGCCCGTCTACCGGCTGGAGGATCATTGA
- the argE gene encoding acetylornithine deacetylase, translated as MTAEILKILERLIAFPTISRQSNLALLDYVEGLLRPVGVRLTRYPDQSGTCANLWASTGPAIAGGVVLSGHSDVVPTEGQQWTTDPFTLHERDGLLYGRGAADMKGFLAVAIHAMLRAAERPLKRPLHLAISYDEEIGCVGVRSMLEARRAHPERPALCLIGEPTGMRIASGHKGKRALTASCHGQEAHSALAPTALNALHLGAAFIGRMQARQDALRAEGARDPAYDIPYSTIHVGTMHGGTALNIVPKRCDMELELRNVAADDPDAILQAIRMDAEAVAAPHRKLFPEVWIEVQEVTGYPGLDTPDTSPATAFLQKLLGQDEPPIKVAFGTEAGLFAQAFNAPTLVCGPGHMAQGHRPDEFVAQEQLVRCQDLLALITGTLEQDADLWREHNYP; from the coding sequence ATGACGGCTGAAATCCTCAAGATCCTCGAACGTCTGATCGCATTTCCGACGATCTCGCGGCAGTCCAACCTGGCCTTGCTGGACTATGTCGAGGGACTGCTGCGTCCGGTGGGTGTGCGCCTGACCCGCTATCCCGACCAAAGCGGCACCTGCGCGAACCTGTGGGCCAGCACCGGCCCAGCCATTGCCGGAGGCGTGGTGCTGTCGGGCCATAGCGACGTCGTTCCGACTGAGGGGCAGCAATGGACGACCGATCCCTTCACGCTGCACGAACGGGACGGTCTGCTCTACGGGCGTGGGGCGGCCGACATGAAGGGCTTTCTTGCGGTGGCTATTCACGCCATGTTGCGCGCGGCCGAACGCCCGCTGAAGCGTCCTTTGCATCTTGCCATATCCTACGACGAGGAAATCGGCTGCGTCGGGGTGCGGTCCATGCTGGAGGCGCGCCGCGCGCATCCGGAACGTCCCGCCCTGTGCCTGATCGGAGAGCCAACCGGAATGCGGATCGCATCCGGCCACAAGGGCAAGCGGGCGCTCACCGCCAGCTGCCACGGCCAGGAGGCGCATTCAGCCTTGGCGCCGACCGCCCTGAATGCCCTGCATCTGGGCGCGGCGTTCATCGGCCGGATGCAGGCGCGTCAGGACGCGCTGCGGGCCGAAGGGGCTCGGGACCCTGCCTACGACATTCCGTATTCGACGATCCATGTCGGCACGATGCATGGCGGAACGGCGCTGAACATCGTTCCAAAGCGCTGCGACATGGAGCTGGAGCTGCGCAATGTCGCGGCGGACGATCCCGACGCGATCCTGCAGGCGATCCGCATGGACGCCGAGGCGGTTGCAGCCCCCCATCGCAAGCTTTTTCCCGAGGTGTGGATCGAGGTGCAGGAAGTCACGGGTTATCCCGGCCTCGACACCCCTGACACCAGTCCCGCCACTGCCTTTCTGCAGAAGCTGCTCGGCCAGGACGAGCCGCCGATCAAGGTGGCTTTCGGCACCGAGGCCGGCCTGTTCGCACAGGCCTTCAATGCGCCGACGCTGGTTTGTGGCCCCGGCCATATGGCCCAAGGGCACCGCCCGGACGAGTTCGTCGCCCAAGAGCAGCTGGTCCGCTGCCAAGACTTGCTTGCCCTGATCACGGGTACGCTGGAGCAGGATGCGGATCTGTGGCGGGAGCACAATTACCCGTAG